TTACGACGTTACGAGAGAGTACTACATAAACGACGCGGGAAGGCAAGTTTACCTCCTCGGTATCTCTATATATTACAGATACTTAGAAAAGTGCCCTGAAAGGGACGAAGAAACCTTTAAAGAAATAAAAGAGATATTTGAAAAAGACGGATACAGGGGGGAGTACGTAAAGGAAATCGCGGAAAGGCTAAGAAAACTAGTAGGGGAAAGTCTCTGCAAACCCGAAGAAGCAAACCTGAAGGAAGTAAGGGAAAAGATTTTAAAAGAGGAAAGTATTGAACTCTACTACACGAAGAAGTACGAACCGAAGGACGTTGTTGACCTCCTCTCTAACTACGGACTTGACCTCATGATGAAAGAGATAAGGGAGGATCTATCCTTAATGGACATTTCCTTTGACGTCTGGTTCAGTGAAAGGAGTCTATACGACAGTGGAGAAGTGGAGAGACTAATAAACCTTTTAAAGGAAAAGGGATACGTTTACGAGAAAGACGGGGCACTCTGGCTGAAGACTTCCCTTTTCGGGGACGATAAAGACAGGGTTGTGAAACGTTCGGACGGCACATACACTTACTTTGCCTCGGACATAGCTTACCACTACAACAAGTTCAAAAGGGGCTTTGAAAAAGTTATAAACGTCTGGGGAGCGGACCACCACGGATACATCCCTAGGGTAAAAGCAGCCCTTAAAATGCTGGAAATTCCAGAAGACTGGCTTGAAATCCTGCTTGTCCAGATGGTGAAACTCTTCAGGGAAGGAAAGGAAGTTAAGATGTCAAAAAGGGCGGGAACTTTCGTAACCTTGAGAGAGCTACTTGATGAGGTAGGAAAAGACGCTGTGAGGTTTATATTCCTTACAAAGAGAAGTGACACGCCCCTTGACTTTGACGTTGAAAAGGCAAAAGAAAAGAGTTCCGAAAACCCCGTTTACTACGTACAGTACGCGCACGCAAGAATTTCGGGGATATTCAGGGAGTTTAAGGAAAGGTATAAAAAAGACGTATCCGTGG
The genomic region above belongs to Aquifex aeolicus VF5 and contains:
- the argS gene encoding arginine--tRNA ligase, with amino-acid sequence MKELVKEKVLKALKELYNTQVENFKVEKPKEEAHGDLASNVAFLLARELKKPPVNIAQELADFLSKDETFKSVEAVKGFINFRFSEDFLKEEFKKFLLSGEAYFKEDLGKGLKVQLEYVSANPTGPLHLGHGRGAVVGDTLARLFKFFNYDVTREYYINDAGRQVYLLGISIYYRYLEKCPERDEETFKEIKEIFEKDGYRGEYVKEIAERLRKLVGESLCKPEEANLKEVREKILKEESIELYYTKKYEPKDVVDLLSNYGLDLMMKEIREDLSLMDISFDVWFSERSLYDSGEVERLINLLKEKGYVYEKDGALWLKTSLFGDDKDRVVKRSDGTYTYFASDIAYHYNKFKRGFEKVINVWGADHHGYIPRVKAALKMLEIPEDWLEILLVQMVKLFREGKEVKMSKRAGTFVTLRELLDEVGKDAVRFIFLTKRSDTPLDFDVEKAKEKSSENPVYYVQYAHARISGIFREFKERYKKDVSVEELINYVQHLEEEAEIKLIKKVLFFKDELVDITLKREPHLLTYYLIDLAGDFHHYYNHHRILGMEENVMFSRLALVKGIKEVVRLGLNLMGVSAPERM